In Arachis hypogaea cultivar Tifrunner chromosome 17, arahy.Tifrunner.gnm2.J5K5, whole genome shotgun sequence, a single window of DNA contains:
- the LOC140180554 gene encoding uncharacterized protein, translating into MKRYLKKTLELLRQFLETEVRHITRELNNRADALSKLASTKSGRNNRSLILETLQEPSVTKMDNRLDILPVSGLDLGWMTPLIKYLKLNILPKEQKEAQKLRREAQNYTLVQNVLYRRGISTPLLKCVPTSKTAEVLEEVHNRICGNHLGARSLSRKVIRAGFF; encoded by the coding sequence atgaagaggtacttgaAAAAAACGCTTGAGCTTCTTAGGCAGTTCCTCGAAACTGAAGTCAGGCACATAACGAGGGAGCTCAACAACAGAGCCGATGCCCTTTCCAAATTGGCAAGTACCAAGTCAGGAAGAAATAATAGAAGTCTGATACTAGAAACTCTCCAGGAACCTTCGGTCACAAAGATGGATAACAGACTGGACATCTTGCCAGTCTCCGGCCTAGACCTCGGATGGATGACACCTctgatcaaatatttaaaattaaacatcCTTCCCAAAGAGCAAAAGGAGGCTCAAAAGCTTAGAAGGGAAGCACAAAACTATACCTTGGTGCAAAACGTCCTTTATAGAAGAGGGATATCTACACCATTGCTAAAGTGCGTCCCAACCTCTAAGACAGCAGAAGTCCTAGAAGAGGTACACAACAGAATctgcgggaaccatctcggagccagATCCCTATCTAGGAAAGTAATTCGAGCTGGGTTCTTCTGA